A region of Thermococcus argininiproducens DNA encodes the following proteins:
- a CDS encoding SPOUT family RNA methylase has protein sequence MKFLIKTQKDMEAVAANYIKDLLDETEIWVTPQGYSGLVLVDTKDPKAEEKFFEIPEIERVIPILFEVPATLDAIVSVAEEIAKHIREEETFAVKTKRRGKHEFSSIDVNITLGGKIRELTNATVDLSFPDKTVLVEIIGERAYISIAGKEEWKKFTPEKINARKLFKKVTIVQMPYWGDYKACKNFGEKIGRAVQAFEVKELIIAPKEKMNAYELMEFIKGIRTGQESRYQIQKEAYPWKVEKVPISVWDLYQVIRDKRRSKRLLIITDPKGNTIPEVKENLAKDLYYAKEVVIFIGSREGIPRGLFKYADYVLDLAPYMTFATEHGIPAVLIALWTIYEEELRKKGTKGE, from the coding sequence ATGAAATTTTTGATTAAAACTCAAAAAGACATGGAAGCAGTAGCTGCAAATTATATTAAAGATCTTCTTGATGAGACTGAAATATGGGTAACTCCTCAAGGTTATTCGGGTTTAGTTCTTGTTGATACTAAAGACCCAAAGGCCGAAGAAAAGTTTTTTGAAATTCCTGAGATTGAAAGGGTTATTCCAATTCTTTTTGAAGTTCCAGCAACTCTTGATGCGATAGTAAGTGTAGCTGAAGAAATCGCTAAGCATATACGTGAAGAAGAAACCTTTGCAGTAAAAACAAAAAGAAGAGGAAAACATGAGTTCTCAAGTATAGATGTGAATATTACTCTTGGTGGAAAAATTAGAGAACTTACGAACGCTACGGTTGATCTATCTTTTCCGGACAAGACAGTTCTTGTAGAGATTATAGGTGAGAGAGCTTACATTTCCATTGCTGGAAAAGAAGAGTGGAAGAAATTCACTCCTGAAAAGATTAATGCAAGAAAGCTGTTCAAGAAGGTTACTATAGTGCAAATGCCCTATTGGGGAGACTATAAGGCATGTAAAAACTTTGGTGAAAAAATTGGGAGGGCTGTTCAGGCTTTTGAAGTTAAAGAGCTAATAATTGCACCTAAAGAAAAAATGAATGCCTATGAATTGATGGAATTTATAAAAGGTATTAGAACAGGCCAAGAGTCGAGGTATCAAATTCAGAAGGAAGCTTATCCTTGGAAAGTTGAGAAAGTCCCAATTAGTGTTTGGGATCTTTATCAAGTTATAAGAGATAAAAGAAGGAGCAAACGGCTTCTTATAATAACAGACCCCAAAGGGAATACTATTCCTGAAGTGAAGGAAAATCTTGCGAAGGATTTGTATTATGCTAAGGAAGTTGTTATTTTCATAGGGTCAAGAGAAGGTATTCCAAGAGGCCTTTTTAAGTATGCTGACTATGTGCTTGACTTGGCTCCATACATGACGTTTGCAACAGAACATGGGATCCCTGCAGTTTTAATAGCTCTTTGGACTATTTACGAAGAGGAACTTAGGAAAAAAGGAACTAAAGGGGAGTAG
- a CDS encoding 30S ribosomal protein S3ae: MPRINPRKRAAAAKDKWKLKDWYIVYAPEFFGNVEIGLTPAADPEKVKGRVIETTLKDVTGDFTKGHVKLYFQIHDVKGQNAYTKFKGHKLSRSYIRSLVRRRTTRIDGIFNVTTKDGYKLRVMGMVIAIRRIQTSQERAIRDIMESIIRKKAEELNFTEFILEAVTGRMGAELAREAKKIYPLKRAEIRKIKVLAEPEA, translated from the coding sequence ATGCCAAGAATTAATCCAAGAAAGAGAGCTGCTGCCGCAAAGGATAAGTGGAAGCTTAAGGACTGGTATATAGTATACGCTCCAGAATTTTTTGGAAACGTTGAAATAGGACTCACTCCTGCAGCGGATCCTGAAAAGGTTAAAGGTAGGGTTATTGAAACTACATTGAAAGACGTGACAGGAGACTTCACAAAGGGTCATGTTAAGCTTTACTTCCAAATACATGATGTTAAGGGTCAGAATGCATACACCAAGTTCAAGGGACACAAACTTTCTAGAAGCTATATAAGGAGCCTTGTAAGAAGAAGAACTACAAGAATAGATGGAATCTTCAATGTCACCACTAAGGATGGGTACAAACTCAGAGTCATGGGGATGGTCATTGCCATAAGAAGAATTCAAACCAGTCAGGAAAGGGCAATTAGAGACATTATGGAGAGTATAATCCGCAAAAAGGCTGAGGAACTTAACTTTACTGAATTTATCTTAGAAGCAGTTACTGGTAGGATGGGTGCTGAATTGGCAAGAGAAGCAAAGAAAATCTATCCACTTAAAAGAGCTGAGATAAGAAAGATAAAGGTTCTTGCTGAACCAGAAGCATGA
- a CDS encoding KEOPS complex subunit Pcc1 — protein sequence MKISARAEIVWEYENENVARAIAEAVDVDNLDLPENFKFKTYWKDGRVITKVKYLGEIESLIVALDDLVFSIKIAEDVIKK from the coding sequence ATGAAAATTAGTGCTAGGGCTGAGATAGTATGGGAATACGAAAATGAGAATGTAGCCCGAGCTATAGCTGAGGCAGTTGATGTTGATAATTTGGATTTACCAGAAAACTTTAAATTTAAAACTTACTGGAAAGATGGTAGAGTCATAACAAAAGTTAAATACCTTGGTGAGATTGAAAGCTTGATAGTGGCGCTGGATGATTTGGTATTTTCAATCAAGATCGCTGAGGATGTCATAAAGAAGTGA
- a CDS encoding DHHA1 domain-containing protein: MDKNAFLDKVREGAELIKMHIELGHTIRIISHRDADGITAGAILAKAIAREGTNFHLSIVKQLSEDIIKELAEENQKIYVFSDLGSGSISLIEKYLADATVVIADHHPPEDGEIEQENHVLVNPTQFGADSVRDLSGSGVAYFIAKALNEKNGDLSYLALVGAVGDMQEVDGQFHGMNIEIIEDAKELDLIEVQKEIRLFGRETRTLSQMLAYASNPELPGITGDIRNAIEFLRSKGFDPDMNYWQLKEEEKRRLHDVLVIHLIKNNASKEDIDRLIGDVILIKKYPEGDPRHEAREFATLLNATGRLNMGTLGVAICLGDEKAFKDALKLVDEYKREQIEMRRYLIQNWNSAIEKDHAYVFYAGKNIKDTMVGIAATMAINAQLARAEKPVIVLADSEEDGLIKGSARTTKKGIEKGYDLGEALRKAAEVLGGEGGGHAIAAGIRIPKDRLDEFTELIDKLLGEQNSRGEKNEN, encoded by the coding sequence ATGGATAAAAATGCGTTCTTAGATAAGGTTAGAGAAGGGGCAGAATTAATAAAAATGCACATTGAGCTAGGGCATACTATACGTATAATTTCTCATAGAGATGCAGATGGTATTACTGCGGGAGCGATCCTAGCAAAAGCTATAGCAAGGGAAGGCACTAATTTTCACCTCAGCATTGTAAAACAACTCAGTGAAGACATAATTAAAGAGCTGGCTGAAGAGAATCAAAAGATATACGTTTTCAGCGACTTGGGAAGTGGGTCTATAAGTCTAATTGAGAAGTATCTAGCGGATGCCACAGTAGTGATAGCTGATCATCATCCCCCTGAAGATGGAGAGATTGAGCAGGAGAATCATGTTCTCGTGAATCCTACACAATTTGGGGCGGATAGTGTTAGGGATTTGAGTGGCTCGGGCGTTGCTTACTTCATTGCTAAGGCATTAAATGAAAAGAACGGGGACTTGAGCTACTTAGCCTTAGTTGGTGCAGTTGGAGATATGCAAGAAGTGGATGGTCAGTTTCATGGGATGAATATTGAGATAATAGAGGATGCAAAAGAACTCGATCTTATAGAAGTACAGAAGGAGATAAGGCTTTTTGGAAGAGAAACAAGAACATTATCTCAAATGCTCGCTTATGCGTCAAATCCAGAACTTCCGGGGATAACAGGGGATATAAGGAATGCTATAGAGTTCCTCCGAAGCAAGGGATTTGATCCAGATATGAATTACTGGCAACTTAAAGAGGAAGAGAAAAGGAGACTTCATGATGTACTAGTTATCCATCTAATTAAAAACAACGCTTCTAAAGAGGATATCGACAGGCTCATAGGGGATGTAATCCTTATTAAAAAATATCCCGAAGGGGATCCACGGCACGAAGCAAGAGAATTTGCCACACTACTAAATGCAACGGGGAGACTTAACATGGGCACGCTTGGTGTTGCTATATGCTTAGGAGACGAAAAAGCATTCAAAGACGCTTTAAAACTTGTAGATGAGTATAAAAGAGAACAAATAGAGATGAGACGATACCTTATTCAAAATTGGAACAGTGCAATTGAGAAAGATCATGCTTATGTTTTTTACGCTGGAAAGAACATTAAAGACACTATGGTTGGGATAGCAGCCACCATGGCAATAAATGCTCAGTTAGCTAGAGCGGAAAAACCGGTGATAGTTTTAGCAGATAGTGAAGAAGATGGGCTTATTAAGGGATCTGCTAGAACCACAAAGAAGGGCATTGAAAAGGGGTATGATCTTGGAGAAGCCCTAAGAAAAGCTGCAGAAGTGCTTGGAGGAGAAGGCGGAGGCCATGCTATAGCAGCAGGGATAAGGATACCAAAAGATAGACTTGATGAGTTTACGGAGCTTATAGATAAGCTTCTTGGAGAGCAGAATTCACGTGGTGAAAAGAATGAAAATTAG
- a CDS encoding 30S ribosomal protein S15, translating to MARLHARKRGKSGSKKPPRTAPPTWVEYTAEEVENLVIKLRKEGYSAAMIGTILRDQYGIPSVRLITGKKITQILDENGLAPELPEDLMFLIRKAVKLRKHLEQHPKDLHSRRGLQLTESKIRRLVKYYRRTGKLPAKWRYDPEQAKLLVR from the coding sequence ATGGCACGGTTGCATGCAAGAAAGAGAGGAAAATCTGGATCAAAAAAACCACCGAGGACTGCTCCACCTACTTGGGTGGAATACACTGCTGAAGAGGTTGAGAATCTTGTTATCAAACTTAGAAAAGAAGGTTACAGTGCTGCTATGATTGGTACTATTTTGAGGGACCAGTATGGAATACCCAGTGTTAGGCTTATCACTGGAAAGAAGATAACTCAGATTCTCGATGAAAATGGTCTCGCACCGGAGTTACCAGAAGACTTGATGTTCCTTATCAGGAAAGCAGTTAAGTTAAGGAAGCACCTAGAACAGCACCCTAAGGATCTTCACTCAAGAAGAGGACTTCAACTCACAGAAAGCAAAATCAGGAGACTTGTTAAGTACTACAGAAGAACTGGAAAGTTACCAGCCAAGTGGAGATACGATCCAGAACAGGCAAAGTTGCTTGTCCGCTGA
- the cas6 gene encoding CRISPR-associated endoribonuclease Cas6, which yields MRIEIKLKPENKNLIVPFNYNDEIHNQLLEKIFLAAPDLAEILQTEYKDYFTFSRIMIREREIIPEEGIKVLSDDVSLYISSSLTEIIKAIAEGFVSNPILKVGNATFSMVNIEILREPQISEGTLFSTLSPIVVRTAKFEDNKVKIWDLYPNSPGFQDKLRKIMLTKFSEIYGKLPEDTDFHIDVIKFKPVRIKVGKTYYRGSLMVFRYYGSKEIAKFGYENGFGDKTSYGFGMVKVIEEEEQ from the coding sequence ATGAGAATTGAAATCAAGCTTAAACCAGAAAATAAGAATCTTATAGTTCCCTTCAACTACAATGATGAAATTCATAACCAATTGCTTGAAAAGATATTCCTTGCAGCGCCAGATTTAGCTGAAATATTGCAAACAGAGTACAAGGACTATTTTACCTTCTCCAGGATAATGATTAGAGAAAGAGAAATTATCCCAGAAGAGGGCATTAAAGTCCTCTCAGATGACGTGTCTCTCTATATATCCTCCTCACTTACCGAAATCATAAAGGCAATTGCAGAAGGGTTTGTCTCAAATCCTATTCTCAAGGTAGGTAATGCTACCTTTTCGATGGTCAATATTGAAATACTCAGAGAGCCACAGATATCCGAAGGCACGCTATTCTCGACACTAAGCCCCATTGTTGTTAGAACTGCCAAATTTGAAGATAATAAAGTAAAGATCTGGGATTTATACCCTAACAGTCCCGGATTTCAGGATAAACTTAGAAAGATTATGCTCACAAAATTCTCAGAAATATATGGAAAACTCCCAGAGGATACCGATTTTCACATAGATGTCATAAAATTCAAGCCAGTACGAATAAAAGTGGGCAAAACATACTATAGAGGATCACTGATGGTCTTTAGGTACTACGGTTCAAAGGAGATAGCAAAATTTGGATACGAAAATGGGTTCGGGGATAAAACCAGTTATGGTTTTGGTATGGTCAAAGTGATTGAAGAAGAAGAGCAATAA
- a CDS encoding MraY family glycosyltransferase: MITAVVGIFLSLILTPYIASLMREAGILGRDIHKLDKPEIPEMGGIVFLISLPLSLLIILNETIGKAILIFVLFGIIGILDDITRLKQSHKVVLSLLASLLVFSLPLSTNVDLLLFSIELGVLYYIFSVLFITGAANLVNLLAGFNGLEVGTSTIALFFLGLMTSGSAQVLAFTGAAVGLGFLWWNKYPAKIFPGDTGTLSLGALIGIVGILGKVELFVAILLLPHFVDFLLKTKIRFKGRPLGKTEVQKDGTLKAPPYLTFLGLIMRMKKVKEYQLVAIVWTIETFLGIIALLLQSL; this comes from the coding sequence ATGATAACGGCGGTTGTTGGAATTTTCCTTTCCTTGATCCTCACACCATATATTGCTTCACTAATGAGAGAAGCGGGCATTTTAGGTAGAGACATTCATAAATTGGATAAACCTGAAATACCAGAGATGGGGGGAATAGTCTTTTTGATTTCACTTCCCCTAAGTTTGCTCATAATTTTAAATGAAACAATAGGTAAGGCCATCTTAATTTTCGTGCTCTTTGGAATTATTGGTATACTTGATGACATAACCCGATTGAAACAATCACATAAAGTTGTGCTTTCGTTATTAGCATCTCTCCTAGTGTTCTCTTTACCCTTAAGCACCAACGTAGATTTGTTATTATTCTCGATCGAACTTGGCGTGCTTTATTACATTTTTTCTGTTCTTTTTATAACTGGAGCCGCAAACTTGGTGAATCTATTAGCAGGTTTTAATGGATTAGAAGTTGGAACTTCAACAATAGCCCTTTTCTTTTTAGGGTTAATGACATCTGGGAGTGCACAGGTTTTGGCTTTTACAGGGGCAGCGGTTGGGTTAGGATTTTTATGGTGGAACAAATATCCAGCAAAGATTTTCCCAGGTGACACAGGTACTTTGTCTCTGGGGGCACTAATAGGAATTGTAGGGATTTTGGGAAAAGTTGAGCTCTTTGTGGCAATTCTTCTCCTTCCACATTTTGTAGACTTTCTCCTTAAGACAAAGATACGATTTAAAGGTAGACCTCTAGGTAAAACAGAGGTTCAGAAAGATGGTACACTTAAAGCTCCTCCCTATCTAACTTTTTTAGGCCTTATAATGAGAATGAAAAAAGTGAAGGAATATCAACTTGTTGCAATAGTATGGACAATAGAAACTTTTCTAGGCATTATTGCTCTTCTTCTTCAATCACTTTGA
- a CDS encoding glycosyltransferase, translated as MDIQLVVFDLDGTLIGAPMDFKEIKERLRNKLLEEGIPKELIGNLTPMYETLIRISQKTGIDFEYLHSFLVELEIERAKESYLFEGTRKLLEFLRDNGIKLALMTRSSRKATEFTLKKHEIMNLFDLIVTRDDVPWKEVKPNNGHLQAILDHFKIPSTKTVVVGDHGYDLIPAKALGTLSVLVTSNESGRMSFQIDEKANFEIPTIKEAIPLFKRLLNTYVVVPAYNEEKTIEMVLERLLEYFKKSEIIVINDGSKDRTKEIAERKGVVVLSHLVNRGLGGALGTGIKYALLKGAEVVLTFDADGQHRIEDALKVMKPVIEGKVDFAVGSRLKGDVTQMPFVKRLGNSILDFITAAFAGKYVTDSQSGLRCLNRKCASKLRITCDRYAVSSEIIIEAAKNGCKISEVPIKAVYTEYTKKKGTNIIEGIKIAFDLIIEKLR; from the coding sequence ATGGATATCCAACTGGTGGTCTTTGATCTCGATGGAACACTCATAGGTGCCCCAATGGACTTCAAAGAAATAAAAGAGAGACTACGAAATAAATTGCTAGAAGAAGGGATTCCAAAAGAGCTGATAGGCAATTTAACTCCCATGTATGAGACACTAATTCGTATCTCCCAAAAGACTGGGATAGATTTTGAATATCTACATTCATTTCTTGTGGAACTTGAAATCGAAAGGGCTAAAGAGAGTTACTTATTCGAGGGGACAAGAAAACTCCTCGAATTTTTAAGAGATAATGGAATAAAACTAGCCCTAATGACAAGAAGTTCTCGCAAAGCCACTGAATTCACTCTGAAAAAACATGAAATTATGAATCTCTTCGACCTCATAGTAACACGAGATGACGTTCCTTGGAAGGAAGTAAAACCAAATAATGGACACCTACAGGCCATTTTAGATCACTTTAAAATCCCCTCTACAAAAACTGTGGTGGTAGGGGATCATGGATACGACTTGATTCCTGCAAAAGCCCTAGGAACTTTAAGTGTTCTTGTAACATCTAATGAAAGTGGCAGAATGAGTTTTCAAATAGATGAAAAAGCCAACTTTGAGATACCCACGATAAAAGAGGCAATACCTTTATTTAAACGATTGCTTAACACTTATGTGGTTGTTCCGGCATATAACGAAGAGAAGACCATTGAAATGGTCCTAGAAAGGTTACTAGAATACTTCAAGAAAAGTGAGATTATAGTAATAAATGATGGAAGCAAAGATAGAACAAAAGAAATCGCAGAGAGAAAAGGAGTTGTAGTACTGAGTCATTTAGTAAACAGAGGACTAGGCGGTGCCCTCGGTACAGGGATAAAATATGCGCTCCTTAAGGGCGCAGAGGTTGTCTTAACTTTCGATGCTGATGGACAACATCGGATAGAGGATGCCTTGAAAGTCATGAAACCTGTGATTGAGGGGAAAGTAGATTTTGCGGTTGGATCTAGGCTAAAAGGAGATGTCACTCAAATGCCCTTTGTAAAACGCCTTGGAAACTCCATATTGGATTTTATAACTGCAGCTTTCGCAGGAAAGTATGTCACTGATTCTCAAAGTGGGCTAAGATGCTTAAATAGAAAATGTGCCTCAAAATTGAGAATAACGTGTGATAGATACGCTGTTTCAAGTGAGATAATAATAGAAGCCGCTAAAAATGGGTGCAAAATTAGTGAAGTTCCAATAAAAGCTGTTTACACAGAATATACTAAAAAGAAGGGGACAAACATCATAGAAGGAATTAAAATCGCCTTCGATTTGATTATAGAGAAGTTGAGGTGA
- a CDS encoding DUF2304 domain-containing protein has protein sequence MYVIQYIAILASLGIMVYVLGKYGKKEMTWQGFIFWESLLIIMLIISLKPIETSIFIKNLLGLGRGLDALFVVLIGLNYILMFRIYMRIDKTEREITELTRKMAIELQEIKEDLKKLEK, from the coding sequence ATGTACGTCATCCAATATATTGCTATCCTCGCATCTTTGGGAATTATGGTATATGTGTTAGGAAAATATGGAAAAAAAGAAATGACATGGCAAGGATTTATTTTCTGGGAATCCCTCTTGATAATCATGCTAATAATCTCTTTAAAGCCTATTGAGACATCAATCTTCATAAAAAACTTATTAGGACTCGGAAGGGGATTAGATGCCCTGTTTGTAGTATTGATTGGGCTTAACTATATTCTCATGTTCAGGATATACATGAGAATAGATAAAACCGAAAGGGAAATAACGGAACTCACTAGAAAAATGGCTATTGAGCTTCAAGAAATCAAAGAAGATCTAAAAAAACTTGAAAAATAG
- a CDS encoding deoxycytidylate deaminase has product MEVEIILNKKKAEHIKNVRPTKDEYFMLIAKLVGLRATCPRLRVGAVAVKDGYILATGYNGAPRNMEHCIDVGCLLVDGHCHRAVHAEQNVIAMAARKGISLEGATVYVTHFPCDTCFKLLINAGVKEIVYEEMYPNKATEILLKEAQKKGIVKIRQFKVPKERVKIFLDELFREDLLTE; this is encoded by the coding sequence ATGGAAGTAGAGATAATTCTCAACAAGAAAAAAGCAGAACACATAAAGAACGTACGTCCTACAAAGGATGAGTACTTTATGCTTATTGCGAAACTTGTGGGGCTTAGAGCAACCTGTCCAAGACTCAGGGTCGGGGCTGTGGCTGTTAAGGATGGATATATTTTAGCTACTGGATACAATGGAGCACCTAGAAATATGGAGCATTGTATTGATGTGGGGTGTTTATTAGTAGATGGGCATTGTCACAGAGCAGTTCATGCAGAACAAAATGTTATAGCAATGGCCGCTAGGAAGGGAATAAGTTTGGAAGGAGCTACGGTATATGTAACTCACTTTCCCTGTGATACTTGCTTTAAGTTGTTAATTAATGCAGGAGTTAAGGAGATAGTCTATGAAGAGATGTATCCAAATAAAGCTACTGAAATTCTCCTAAAAGAGGCCCAAAAAAAGGGTATTGTAAAAATAAGGCAATTCAAGGTTCCTAAAGAGAGAGTTAAAATATTTTTGGACGAACTCTTTAGGGAGGATCTTTTGACAGAGTAA
- a CDS encoding M48 family metallopeptidase has protein sequence MLKLIFLAQLLITLLYLGRIGLAVTLLTIFILVGLYFWTIRRSLQRDQRLLSFEDMPWLYDGIMRMANKAGIAPPEIYILDDYIPNAYSFGNSIVLSLGLFEVLDEEEILAVAAHEIGHIKNSDTLMFPLISYLRYLMLSLVLLNTVFSKSLLVSVVSILLYIAYEVERSRHLRKREFKADETALRLVSKPLALKEALEELKYYEDLRTTVKDPVLPSIEPSIERKSQKPFFTTHPSYDERIWRIMAEVDAMTLRERIFN, from the coding sequence ATGCTTAAGCTGATATTTTTGGCCCAACTATTGATAACCTTATTATATCTGGGTAGGATTGGCCTAGCTGTTACTCTACTCACAATATTTATTCTTGTGGGCCTTTACTTCTGGACAATTAGACGGTCTCTCCAAAGGGATCAGAGACTCCTTTCTTTTGAGGATATGCCGTGGCTTTATGATGGGATAATGAGAATGGCAAACAAAGCGGGTATAGCACCTCCAGAAATTTATATACTTGATGATTACATCCCGAATGCATACTCCTTTGGAAATTCAATTGTCCTTTCATTAGGCCTTTTTGAAGTGCTTGATGAGGAGGAAATTCTTGCCGTGGCTGCTCATGAGATAGGGCACATCAAGAATAGTGATACTCTTATGTTTCCATTAATTTCCTACCTAAGGTATCTCATGCTTAGTCTGGTTTTGTTGAATACAGTATTTTCCAAGAGTTTATTAGTGAGTGTAGTTTCGATATTGCTCTACATTGCTTATGAAGTTGAGAGGTCACGTCATCTAAGAAAAAGAGAGTTCAAGGCGGATGAGACTGCACTGAGACTAGTTTCAAAACCTTTGGCATTAAAAGAAGCCCTCGAAGAATTGAAATATTATGAAGATCTAAGAACTACTGTTAAGGATCCAGTGTTGCCTTCAATAGAGCCAAGTATTGAAAGAAAGTCACAAAAACCATTTTTCACTACCCATCCTAGTTATGATGAGAGGATTTGGAGAATAATGGCGGAAGTTGATGCAATGACTTTAAGAGAAAGAATCTTCAATTAA
- a CDS encoding BlaI/MecI/CopY family transcriptional regulator, with translation MEPHEFKINEDGLKAILPPMEAEIMEYMWKVKVATAGEVYEYLKETHKTLRRSTVSILMNRLCERGLLKRSVDTGRGGMKYVYSVVTSKEEFERKVVESILNALMNNFKEATVAYLSKIKK, from the coding sequence ATGGAACCTCATGAGTTCAAAATAAATGAAGATGGGTTGAAGGCGATTCTTCCTCCTATGGAAGCGGAGATTATGGAGTATATGTGGAAAGTCAAAGTAGCCACTGCTGGGGAGGTCTATGAGTATCTTAAAGAAACTCATAAAACCTTAAGACGTTCCACTGTGAGCATATTAATGAACAGGCTCTGTGAAAGGGGGCTATTAAAAAGAAGCGTGGATACTGGAAGGGGCGGAATGAAGTACGTATACAGCGTTGTAACAAGTAAAGAGGAATTTGAACGGAAAGTAGTTGAGAGTATACTCAATGCACTCATGAACAACTTTAAAGAAGCCACTGTAGCATATTTATCAAAAATAAAGAAGTGA